Proteins from one Mesoplodon densirostris isolate mMesDen1 chromosome 1, mMesDen1 primary haplotype, whole genome shotgun sequence genomic window:
- the LOC132485733 gene encoding large ribosomal subunit protein eL32-like — translation MAALRPPVKPKIIKKRTKKFIRHQSDQYVKTKRHWWKPRGTDNRVCRRFKGQILMPNISNRSNKKTKHMLPSSFCKFLVHLVKELEVRLMCNKAYYAEIAHNLSSKNQKAIVERAAQLVIRITNPNSRLLSEENE, via the coding sequence ATGGCTGCCCTCAGACCCCCCGTGAAGCCCAAGATCATCAAAAAGAGGACCAAGAAATTCATCCGGCACCAGTCAGACCAATATGTCAAAACTAAGCGGCACTGGTGGAAACCCAGAGGCACTGACAACAGGGTGTGCAGGAGATTCAAGGGCCAGATCTTGATGCCCAACATCAGTAACAGGAgcaacaagaaaacaaagcacATGCTGCCCAGCAGCTTCTGTAAGTTCCTGGTCCACCTGGTCAAGGAGCTTGAAGTGAGGCTGATGTGCAACAAAGCTTACTATGCTGAGATTGCTCACAACCTCTCCTCCAAGAACCAAAAAGCAATTGTGGAAAGAGCAGCCCAGCTGGTCATCAGAATCACCAATCCCAACTCCAGGTTGCTCAGCGAAGAAAATGAATAG